TCGCTCAAACGCCGCGACCGGCTGAAAGACCTCCCCAAGACCCCGTCGCCCGAAGACCCCGGTCGGCCGAAGACCCCCGTTGCTAATAGACCGCCGTGAGCAGCGCGAGCGGCGCCGCCGCCGACCGTGACTCGCGCTCGCACGCGTGCGGGTAGGGGACGGGCGCCGGGTACGACTCCCGCGCGTACCCGGCGAGCACCTCGGGCAGCCGGTGGCCGGAGGCCGCTGCGGCCTCCACCAGCGCGTTCGCCACCGTCCGCGCCTCGTCGTGCAGTCCGTAGCGGGCGAGCCCGAGCGCGATCAGCGCGTTGTCGTGCGGCCACACCGAGCCCCGGTGGTAGGAGAGCGGGTGGTAGGCGGCCTGCCCCGCCGCGAGCGTGCGCACCCCCCAGCCGGAGAAGAAGTCGGGCTCCAGGAGACGCCGGCCGACCACTTCCCCGTACTCCTTGTCGAGCAGGCCCGACCACAGGAGATGGCCCGCGTCGGACGCCAGCGCGTCGACGTGCCGCCCCTCGCCGTCCAGGGCGAGCGCGGGGAACGCGCGGTCCGCCATCCAGAAGTCCCGCTGGAACCGGTCCCGCAGATCCGTCGCCGCCTGCTCCAGAAGGTCCGCGTACACCGGGTCGTCCCAGGCCGTGCGGGCGAGCGCGGCCGTGCGGCGCAGCGCGTCGTACGCGTAGCCCTGGGCGCCCGCCGCCGTCACGGGTCCCGTGGGGCGGCTGCCGTCGGCCGAGCAGATGGCGCCCGGCGAGTCCTTCCAGTTCTGGTTGGCGAGGCCGCCCCGGTCGGCGCGGTAGACGAGATAGCCGCGTGAGGTGAGGCCGCCGTGGTCGAGCATCCAGCTGACGGCGGCCCGCGCGTGCGGTTCGAGGCGGCGGGCCGTGGCCAGGTCGCCGGTCCGGTCCGTGTACGCGCCGAGCAGGACGAGGAAGAGGGGCGTCGCGTCGACTGAGCCGTAGTAGCGGGCGAAGGGGACCTGGCCGAAGTGCGCCAGCTCGCCGTGCCGCACCTCATGGACGATCTTGCCGGGCTGGGCCACGGCGCCCTCGGTGGACTCCGTGGCCTGCGTCGCGGCGAGCACCGGGAGCGTCGCGGCGGCCAGCCCCGGCCGGTAGGGGAGGGCGAACAGGGAGGTCAGGAGCGCGTCACGGCCGAGGAGCGTGAGGAACCAGGGGACGCCCGCGCCCGGCACGCTCAGCCGCTCGCCGTCCGGGCCGGTGGCCGGGACCTGGAGCACGGCCAGGTCGGCCAGGCCCCTCGTGCACGCCGCTGCGAGTCCGGGCCAGGCGGCGGGCAGGGTGACGTCCCGGGTGAACTCCTCGGTGCGCGCGGCGAGTTCGGCCGCCGCGTCGGCGGGGGACGCGGGCACCGGGGTGCGGGGGGCGCCGTGCGGGCGGGCCGCGACGCGCAGGTTCAGGTCGGCCGTGCCGTGCCCGGCCAGTTCGAGGGACCAGACGAGGCGGCGGGCGCCGGTGCCGGTCTCCTCGACGGCGTCGGGCGCGGGCTCTGCGGTCACCGTGGTCGACGAGCGCCATTCGCCCCGCCGGTAGCCGAACCGGACGCCGTCCTCCAGGACCGACCGGGAGCGGACCGCGCCGGTCTTCGCGTACGTGCGGTGGTCGGCCCGCAGCTCGAACTGGTCGGTGAAGTCGGCGTCCACGGTCAACGCGAGCTGTACCGTCGTCGGCACCGCGCGGTTGGAGACGACCCGCAGGGTCTCGACGAACGCGCCGTCCGCCACGGCCTGTTCGCGGAAGAGCGTGTACGCGGGCGGCTCCAGGCGGCCGCCGCGCGGCACCAGCACACAGCGCGCCACGCCTTCACCGGCGCCGGTCCGCCCGGCCGCGTCCCCGCCGGTCCGCCCGCCCGCGTCCCCGCCCGGCCGTCCGGCGGGCGTGAGCACCTCGGGTGCGGCGCCGTCCGCCGTGAGCTGCCAGCGGCTGAGGTGCCGGCCGTCGCGCACGAACAGGCCGTCGGGCGAGCCGGATCCGCGTACGCCGCTGATGTCGCCGCCGGGGCCGATCGCCGCGAACGTGGCTCCCCGCACGAGCAGTTGATGCTGTCGGTCCGTCATCCCCAGGTCCCTCCCTCGTGCCGCTCCCGCGGCTCCTGCAGCAGATCCAGGGCGAGCGCGGCGCTCCAGGCGAAGCCGCGCGCGCCGCAGCCGCGCCCCGTGTACGGATCCACGTATTCGGCGAAGGCCGTGTCGAGCGCCGTGCCGAGCAGCGCGGCGCGCAGGCGTTCGGCCTCCGCGTGCTCGCCGTGGAGGCGCAGGCCGCGCTCGATCAGCCAGTTCGTGTTGAACCAGGCCGGTCCGCGCCAGTAGCGGTGCGGGTCGAAGGCCGGTCCCGTCAGGTCGTAACTCGGCACGAGCCGCACCGTGGTGCCGAGGCCGAAGCGGGGGCCGCGGGCGACGCGCAGCAGTCCGGCGGTCACGTGCCGAGGGAGCGTCGGCAGGATGAGCGGGATCAGGCCCGAGACGCCGTACTCGGGGATCAGGGCGGGGGGTGAGGACCGGCCGGCGGTTCGGGGTGTGTCGTGTCCCGGTGCGCGGGGCGCGTGGTGGCCGTCGGCCGCGCCGCGCAGGTCGCGGCAGAAGAACATGCCCGTCGCGGGGTCCCACAGGCGCTCGACCAGCGCTGCCGTGAGGCGTTCGGCGCGGGCGTGGCGGGCCGTGCCCGCGGCGCCGAGTTCGCAGGCGATGCGGGCGAGGGCGTGTTCGGAGGCGATCAGGAGGGCGTTGAAGGAGGGGTCCTCCACGGCGAACTCGCCTTGTCCGTCGGCGTATCGGCCGTTCCGGTAGTCCGTCGCCAGGCGCACGTACCGGCCGTAGTCGAGGTCGGTGGGGCGGTCGTCGGGCGCGCCGTGCTCCAGGTCGGCGCGGCGGAACGCGCGCGCGGGTGCCGGGGCGATCCGGCTCAGCGGGGCGTCCCAGCACGGGCTGTTGTCCATGCCCTGCTCCCAGGGATGGATCACGCTGGCGAGGCCGCCGCCGCCCAGGTCCCTGCGGTGGAGGAGGTAGCGGTGCCAGGCCGCGAGCTTCGGATAGACGCGGGCCAGGAACGAGCGGGACCGGGACAGGCCAGGGTCGGCGCGGTGCACGAGCCAGGCCGCCAGCGCGTGCACCGGCGGCTGCACGATGCCGGAGGTCTGCACGGAGCGCGGCGCTCCGGCCGCCCGGCCCGAAGTGGAGGAGCGCCAGAAGTCGGGGCTGGGAAAGTAGGCGTCGAGGGGGACGGAGGGGTTGAACACGATGTGCGGCACCCGGCCGTCGCCCCACTGCGCGTCGAACAGCGTCTCCAGCTCCAACTGGGCTCGCAGCGGCGACACATGACGTGACCCGATGGCGACGAACGCGGAGTCCCACGACCACTGGTGCGGATAGAGGGTGCGGGAGGGGACCGTGGACGTGCCCGTCCAGTTCGTCTCCAGGACCCGTGCCGCCCGCTCGCGCAGCGCGGCCCGCTCGAGCGAGGGCGCGGCGACGGCATCGGAGGCGCGGCGCACAGCCGCACCGGTCCGCCGGGTTGTGCGGTCCACACGAACTCCCACGGTCTGTCAGTTAAGCCGTATCCAGCATAGAGTTACGTCTACTTAACCAGCAAAACCCAATATGTAACGCGCAGTTGATGAACGCAAGGGGTGCGAATGGCCGGGGACCGGACGAGAGAGCGGCCGCGGAGCCAGGCGAGCGCCGGGGATCTGCTGGACCTCGTGCGCAGCGGCCGGGCGACCACGCGCGGCGCGCTCCAGGAGGCCACCGGGCTCTCCAGGGCCACCGTCGGCCAGCGCCTCGAACGGCTCTTCCGGGCGGGCTGGCTGCGTGAGGGCGCGGGTGGTCCGGCCGGGTCGCCGACGGGCGGGCGGCCCTCCCTGCGCCTGGAGTTCGACGACGCCCACGCGGTCGTGCTCGCCGTCTCCCTCGACACCCGGCACGCGCGCGCCGCCGTCCTCACTCTCACCGGCGAGCTGCTCGCCGAGCGCTCCGGCGCCCTGTCCGTCGACGAGGGGCCGGAGCGGGTGCTCGGCGCGCTCGGCGGCTGGTTCGCCGGGCTGCTGAAGGAGGCGGGGCGGACCGCGGACGCGGTGTGCGGCATCGGCATCGGGGTCCCGGGTCCCGTGGACAGCGCCACGGGCCGCGTCGTACAGCCGCCGATCATGCCGGGCTGGGACGGCTACGACATCAGGGGCCGCCTGGGCCGCGCCTTCGCCGAGCAGACGGGCGGCGGGGGTGACGTGCGTGACGCGGGTGACGCAGATGGCGCAAGCGGCGTCCCCGTTCTCGTGGACAACGACGCCAACCTGATGGCCTACGGCGAGCAGCGCACCGGACACCCGGACTGCGCGGCCTTCGCCCTCGTCAAGGTGTCCACCGGCATCGGCGCCGGCGTCGTCGTCGGCGGCCGGATCTACCGGGGCATCGACGGGGGAGCGGGCGACATAGGGCATATCCGGGTGCCCGAGGGCGCGGGCACGCTGTGCCGGTGCGGCTCGTACGGGTGCCTGGCCTCGGTGGCGAGCGGGCGCGCCCTTGCGCGGCGGCTCACCGAGGCCGGGGTGCCGGCGGAGTCGGGATCGGATGTGCGTGAGCTGCTCGCCGAGGGGCACCCCGAAGCGGTGCGCCTGGCACGGGAGGCCGGGCGCAGCGTGGGCGAGGTCCTGGCGACGGTGGTGACCCTGCTCAACCCGGGGGTCCTGATGATCGCGGGGGATCTGGCCGGAACCCCCTTCCTCACGGGCGTACGCGAGCTGCTCTACCAGCGGGCCCTGCCGCGCTCCACCGCTCATCTGGACGTGGTCACCGCGCGGCTCGGCGAGCGGTCTGCCCTGGTGGGGGCGGGTGCGCTGGTCGTGGAGCACCTTTACGCGCCGGACCGGGCGGAGGAACGGCTCGCGGCGCTCGGCCTGTGAACGTCCGCTTTGCGTCCGGATGCTGACATCGCGGGGCCCGGAAACGGCGTGATTCTCGCCACCCCTGATAGGGGTGGCGCTCAGATGAGCAACTTGAAGGCGGCTGTACATTTCTAAGGCATGGCACTGAGTGCCACTGTTCGATCATTTACAACTTGAACTCACCTGAGTGTGTAGTGCGCTCACGTGAGCGATATTCGGGGTCTACGGGGGTTGTGTCTTCAAGAAATGAAGACAAGGCCCTGGGTGTCGCCGCCCGTTAGTTACTTTCGATCTAGCGGCGGACGGGTGGTTACGGCCGTATGACGCACAAGTGGACGTACCCAGATGCCTTCGATCTGGGTATGTTCCTCGCCGTCAGGGCAGCCACCGAGTCATCGAGGAGTCGAGACCCGTGTCGGAAAACAAGGATCCCCACGTAGTGAAGTTCGTTTACGACTTCACCGAGGGAAACAAGGACCTCAAGGACCTCCTCGGCGGGAAGGGGGCGAACCTCGCGGAGATGACCAACCTCGGTCTCCCGGTTCCTCCCGGCTTCGTCATCACCACTGAGGCCTGCAAGGTCTACCTCGACAGTGGCGATGAGCCGGTGGCACTGCGTGACGAGGTGAGTGCGCACCTCGACGCCCTCGAGCAGAAGATGGGCAAGAAGCTCGGCCAGGCCGACAACCCCCTTCTGGTGTCGGTCCGTTCGGGCGCGAAGTTCTCCATGCCCGGCATGATGGACACCGTCCTCAACATCGGACTCTCCGACAAGTCCGTCCTCGGCCTGGTCAAGCAGTCCGGCGACGAGCGGTTCGCGTGGGACTCCTACCGCCGCCTCATCCAGATGTTCGGCAAGACCGTCCTGGACGTCGACGGAGAGCTCTTCGAGGACGCCCTCGACAAGGCCAAGGCCGCCAAGAAGGTCACGGTCGACACCGACCTCGACGCCTCCGACCTCAAGAAGCTGGTCACCCGCTTCAAGAAGATCGTGAAGACCGAGGCCGGCCGGGACTTCCCGCAGGACCCGCGCGAGCAGATGGACCTCGCCATCCACGCGGTCTTCGACTCCTGGAACACCGACCGCGCCAAGCTCTACCGCCGCCAGGAGCGCATCCCCGGCAACCTCGGCACCGCGGTCAACATCTGTTCCATGGTCTTCGGCAACCTCGGCCCCGACTCCGGCACCGGCGTCGCCTTCACCCGCGACCCCGCCTCCGGCCACCAGGGTGTGTACGGCGACTACCTCCAGAACGCGCAGGGCGAGGACGTCGTCGCGGGTATCCGCAACACCGTCCCGCTCGCCGAGCTCGAGTCGATCGACAAGAAGTCGTACGACCAGCTCATGCAGATCATGGAGACGCTCGAGACCCACTACAGGGATCTCTGCGACATCGAGTTCACGATCGAGCGCGGCCAGCTGTGGATGCTGCAGACCCGCGTCGGCAAGCGCACCGCCGGTGCCGCCTTCCGCATCGCGACGCAGCTCGTCGACCAGGGACTCATCGACGAGGCCGAGGCGCTCCAGCGCGTCACGGGCGCCCAGCTCGCGCAGCTGATGTTCCCGCGCTTCGACGAGAACGCGAAGGTCGAGAAGATCGGCCGCGGCATCGCCGCCTCGCCGGGCGCAGCGGTCGGCAAGGCCGTCTTCGACTCGTACACCGCCGTCAAGTGGTCGCGTTCGGGCGAGAAGGTCATCCTGATCCGCCGCGAGACCAACCCCGACGACCTCGACGGCATGATCGCCGCCGAGGGCATCCTCACCTCGCGCGGCGGCAAGACGTCGCACGCCGCCGTCGTCGCCCGCGGCATGGGCAAGACCTGTGTCTGCGGCGCCGAGGACCTCGAGGTCGACACCAAGCGCCGCCGGATGACGGTCGGCGGGCAGGTCATCGAGGAGGGCGACGTCGTCTCCATCGACGGCTCCACCGGCAAGGTCTACCTCGGTGAGGTACCGGTCGTCCCGTCCCCGGTCGTCGAGTACTTCGAGGGCCGCATGCACGCCGGCGCCGACGACGCCGACGAGCTCGTCGGCGCCGTGCACCGGATCATGGCGTACGCGGACCGCGTCCGCCGGCTGCGGGTGCGCGCCAACGCGGACAACGCCGAGGACGCGCTGCGCGCCCGCCGCTTCGGCGCGCAGGGCATCGGCCTGTGCCGCACCGAGCACATGTTCCTCGGTGAGCGCCGCGAGATGGTCGAGCACCTGATCCTCGCCGACACGGACACGGAGCGCGAGGAGGCCCTCAAGGAGCTCCTGCCGCTCCAGAAGAAGGACTTCGTCGAGCTGTTCGAGGCGATGGACGGGCTCCCGGTGACGGTGCGCCTGCTCGACCCGCCGCTGCACGAGTTCCTGCCCGACATCACCGAGCTGTCGGTGCGCGTCGCCCTCGCCGAGTCCCGCCAGGACGCCAACGAGAACGACCTGCGCCTCCTCCAGGCCGTGCACCGCCTGCACGAGCAGAACCCGATGCTGGGCCTGCGCGGTGTCCGTCTCGGCCTCGTGATCCCGGGCCTGTTCGCCATGCAGGTACGGGCCATCGCCGAGGCCGCCGCGGAGCGCAAGAACGCCAAGGGCGACCCGCGCGCCGAGATCATGATTCCGCTCGTGGGCACCGTCCAGGAGCTGGAGATCGTCCGCGAGGAGGCCGAGCAGGTCATCGCCGAGGTGCAGGAGCAGACCGGCGTCGAGCTGAAGCTGGCGCTCGGCACGATGATCGAGCTGCCGCGCGCCGCGCTGACGGCCGGGCAGATCGCCGAGGCCGCGGAGTTCTTCTCCTTCGGCACGAACGACCTGACGCAGACCGTCTGGGGCTTCTCCCGCGACGACGTGGAGGCCTCGTTCTTCACGGCATACCTGGAGAAGGGCATCTTCGGGGTCTCGCCGTTCGAGACCATCGACAAGGACGGCGTCGGCAGCCTCGTACGCAACGCCGTGGAGGCCGGCCGCGCCACGCGGCCCGACCTCAAGCTCGGCGTCTGCGGCGAGCACGGCGGTGACCCGGAGTCGGTCCACTTCTTCCACGAGGTCGGCCTGGACTACGTCTCCTGCTCGCCGTTCCGTATCCCGGTCGCCCGCCTCGAGGCCGGCCGTGCCGCGTCGACGTCGACGGGCAGCGACCACCGGTAGGAACCGGTCCGCAAAACTCCGGAGCCGTTGTCTGGGTGCCCGACCCTCACGAAAGGCAGCGGCTCCGGTGCACCGAAGGAGAGGGCGGTACCCCTTGTGCGGGGGGTGCCGCCCTTTCGTGTGGGCGGGGCGGGCGCTCTTGGAAGTCG
The DNA window shown above is from Streptomyces sp. NBC_01445 and carries:
- a CDS encoding amylo-alpha-1,6-glucosidase; its protein translation is MTDRQHQLLVRGATFAAIGPGGDISGVRGSGSPDGLFVRDGRHLSRWQLTADGAAPEVLTPAGRPGGDAGGRTGGDAAGRTGAGEGVARCVLVPRGGRLEPPAYTLFREQAVADGAFVETLRVVSNRAVPTTVQLALTVDADFTDQFELRADHRTYAKTGAVRSRSVLEDGVRFGYRRGEWRSSTTVTAEPAPDAVEETGTGARRLVWSLELAGHGTADLNLRVAARPHGAPRTPVPASPADAAAELAARTEEFTRDVTLPAAWPGLAAACTRGLADLAVLQVPATGPDGERLSVPGAGVPWFLTLLGRDALLTSLFALPYRPGLAAATLPVLAATQATESTEGAVAQPGKIVHEVRHGELAHFGQVPFARYYGSVDATPLFLVLLGAYTDRTGDLATARRLEPHARAAVSWMLDHGGLTSRGYLVYRADRGGLANQNWKDSPGAICSADGSRPTGPVTAAGAQGYAYDALRRTAALARTAWDDPVYADLLEQAATDLRDRFQRDFWMADRAFPALALDGEGRHVDALASDAGHLLWSGLLDKEYGEVVGRRLLEPDFFSGWGVRTLAAGQAAYHPLSYHRGSVWPHDNALIALGLARYGLHDEARTVANALVEAAAASGHRLPEVLAGYARESYPAPVPYPHACERESRSAAAPLALLTAVY
- a CDS encoding MGH1-like glycoside hydrolase domain-containing protein, which translates into the protein MDRTTRRTGAAVRRASDAVAAPSLERAALRERAARVLETNWTGTSTVPSRTLYPHQWSWDSAFVAIGSRHVSPLRAQLELETLFDAQWGDGRVPHIVFNPSVPLDAYFPSPDFWRSSTSGRAAGAPRSVQTSGIVQPPVHALAAWLVHRADPGLSRSRSFLARVYPKLAAWHRYLLHRRDLGGGGLASVIHPWEQGMDNSPCWDAPLSRIAPAPARAFRRADLEHGAPDDRPTDLDYGRYVRLATDYRNGRYADGQGEFAVEDPSFNALLIASEHALARIACELGAAGTARHARAERLTAALVERLWDPATGMFFCRDLRGAADGHHAPRAPGHDTPRTAGRSSPPALIPEYGVSGLIPLILPTLPRHVTAGLLRVARGPRFGLGTTVRLVPSYDLTGPAFDPHRYWRGPAWFNTNWLIERGLRLHGEHAEAERLRAALLGTALDTAFAEYVDPYTGRGCGARGFAWSAALALDLLQEPRERHEGGTWG
- a CDS encoding ROK family protein — translated: MAGDRTRERPRSQASAGDLLDLVRSGRATTRGALQEATGLSRATVGQRLERLFRAGWLREGAGGPAGSPTGGRPSLRLEFDDAHAVVLAVSLDTRHARAAVLTLTGELLAERSGALSVDEGPERVLGALGGWFAGLLKEAGRTADAVCGIGIGVPGPVDSATGRVVQPPIMPGWDGYDIRGRLGRAFAEQTGGGGDVRDAGDADGASGVPVLVDNDANLMAYGEQRTGHPDCAAFALVKVSTGIGAGVVVGGRIYRGIDGGAGDIGHIRVPEGAGTLCRCGSYGCLASVASGRALARRLTEAGVPAESGSDVRELLAEGHPEAVRLAREAGRSVGEVLATVVTLLNPGVLMIAGDLAGTPFLTGVRELLYQRALPRSTAHLDVVTARLGERSALVGAGALVVEHLYAPDRAEERLAALGL
- the ppdK gene encoding pyruvate, phosphate dikinase, with translation MSENKDPHVVKFVYDFTEGNKDLKDLLGGKGANLAEMTNLGLPVPPGFVITTEACKVYLDSGDEPVALRDEVSAHLDALEQKMGKKLGQADNPLLVSVRSGAKFSMPGMMDTVLNIGLSDKSVLGLVKQSGDERFAWDSYRRLIQMFGKTVLDVDGELFEDALDKAKAAKKVTVDTDLDASDLKKLVTRFKKIVKTEAGRDFPQDPREQMDLAIHAVFDSWNTDRAKLYRRQERIPGNLGTAVNICSMVFGNLGPDSGTGVAFTRDPASGHQGVYGDYLQNAQGEDVVAGIRNTVPLAELESIDKKSYDQLMQIMETLETHYRDLCDIEFTIERGQLWMLQTRVGKRTAGAAFRIATQLVDQGLIDEAEALQRVTGAQLAQLMFPRFDENAKVEKIGRGIAASPGAAVGKAVFDSYTAVKWSRSGEKVILIRRETNPDDLDGMIAAEGILTSRGGKTSHAAVVARGMGKTCVCGAEDLEVDTKRRRMTVGGQVIEEGDVVSIDGSTGKVYLGEVPVVPSPVVEYFEGRMHAGADDADELVGAVHRIMAYADRVRRLRVRANADNAEDALRARRFGAQGIGLCRTEHMFLGERREMVEHLILADTDTEREEALKELLPLQKKDFVELFEAMDGLPVTVRLLDPPLHEFLPDITELSVRVALAESRQDANENDLRLLQAVHRLHEQNPMLGLRGVRLGLVIPGLFAMQVRAIAEAAAERKNAKGDPRAEIMIPLVGTVQELEIVREEAEQVIAEVQEQTGVELKLALGTMIELPRAALTAGQIAEAAEFFSFGTNDLTQTVWGFSRDDVEASFFTAYLEKGIFGVSPFETIDKDGVGSLVRNAVEAGRATRPDLKLGVCGEHGGDPESVHFFHEVGLDYVSCSPFRIPVARLEAGRAASTSTGSDHR